In the genome of Metabacillus litoralis, the window TTCCTTTATCAGGTAGCTCGAGTCCATTAAAACATCGAAGTAATGTTGTTTTACCTGACCCAGAAGGTCCGATAATGGATACCACTTCTCCTTTTTGCACATCAACATCAACATTTTTTAATACATGGTTATCTCCAAATGATTTTGCCAAACCCTTTATCGATAAAAACATGACTCTCCCTCCTTTCTATCTAGCGACATATCGATTAAGACGCTTTTCGATCACAACTTGAACTAAAGATAAGATAAAACAGATCACCCAATAGATAAGGGCAGCTTCTACATATAAAAGTAAAAAGTCATACGTTCTAGCAGCGATTTCTTGAGCTTTTCGAAATAATTCTGCCACTAATACTAAGGATGCTAAAGAGGTGTCCTTTACTAAACTTATGAATGAATTTGATAATGGCGGAACTGAAACTCTTGCTGCCTGAGGAAGAATAATTCTCCTAAGAGCAGTCCATCTTGACATGCCAATTGTATGAGCAGCCTCCCATTGACCTTTTGGGATTGAAAGAATAGAAGCACGAATAATTTCGGAACCATATGCACCAACGTTTAATATAAAAGCAATAACAGCACTTATAAAAGGATCAAGATTTACTCCAATGTTTGGTAGTCCATAAAAAATGATAAATAATTGCACGAGTAAGGGTGTGCCTCTAATGGCTGACACAAAAATAATTGAAGGAAGTTGTATAATACGTGTTTTGGATAAGCGCATCATTGCCAAAATCAAGGCTAAAATTAATCCACCTACAAATGAAATGAGTGTAAGCGGAATAGTATACTGTATCGCTCCCGAAAGCATCGGGAGAAGAGAGTTGGAAAATAACTCCCATCCTCCCATCTCTGCTGTTATGGTATTATTTTGTAGAAACATCTTCACCAAACCATTCTTGGGAAATTTTCGTTAATGTTCCATCTTCTTTCATTGCAGCTAGCTGTTCATTAACAGCCTCAACTAATTCTTCATTTCCTTTATTAAATGTAAAAGCCATCTCTGATACATCGTCAGATTCAGCAACAATTTTTACATCTTTATCATTTTGATTTTTCATATAATCAAGGACGGCCAATTTATCATTTACTGTTACATCGGCTCTTCCTTGCTTAATTAGTTGGATAGATTGCGCAAGACCTTCAACCCCAACAAGCTCTGCTCCGTTTTCTTCAGCAATCGCACCATAGTTACTTGTTAACGATTGAGCAGATTTTTTCCCTTCCAAATCTTCAAATGAAGTAATATCATCTGTTTCGGTAGGTGTAACAATAACGGAAGATGAATATGTATATGGTGTTGAAAAATCATAATTTGCTAAACGGTCTTCATTGATCCCAACTTGGTTCGCGATAAGATCAAAACGTTTCGAATTTAATCCGGCAAACATAGAATCCCACTGTGTTTCCATAAATTCAACTTCTGCTCCCATACGTTTTGCAACTTCTTTTATGACTTCAACATCATAACCAGTTAGTTCTCCTTCTTCATTATGGAAAGTAAATGGCGCATATGTACCTTCTGTTCCAACAGTCAGTTTTTCTATTTTCGCGTTCCCTTGCTCTTGTTCTGTTGCATTTTCATTGCTTTCTTCTTGATTTGTACCACAAGCGGCAATCATCAAAACGAATAGTGACATCATTACACTTAATGCTAGTTTCTTCATAAGAAACCCTCCTAATAATCTATATTTTCTTTTCAATTGCTATTTAACACATATTCTTCCCATTAACTCATCCTACCAACATATAAAGAGAAATTATTTCTTGTCCTAAGTAATTATTTACAATGCCACACCATTATGCTCAAATCAACTAATAAGAATCGTATTTCCTTAAGTTTAAATATTTTGATTTTTCTTGAGACAGGGGGACAGGTTCGTTGTCCCGACGGGACACGGAACCTGTCCCCCCTGTCTTTCATACATTCACAGCCATGCGACCAAGTGGCCCGTTTTCATCGATTAGATCTTGAATGTCATATACGGAAATCGGGAACATTGGAAAGCCGTACACATATGGAGTGATTTCATATAATTGGAAATAAATGACAAGAGCTTTATCAGCTATATAAAAGTCTTGATTAGGCTGAATCTTAGTGAATTCGTTCAGCAGAGGAAGATCGCGTTGTTTGATTTGCAACTTGATGATATCTGAGAGCCTTTTGACATAGTCTACTCCTGGTTTGAATAAGTCTTTGAGCTCGCACTTTTTCCCTTTCTTCAGATCAAAGGTTAATGATTTTAAATAGGTCATACCGTGGGCTGCGTGGAAGTGATACGTATAATTAGAAAGTAATAAACTCAATACTTGGCGTTGATTATTTTTTATTTCATAAGACCCTAGCATCTCTTCTACAGTTGTTGGCATATGTCCAACTTGCTTGTTAATAAGCTGTTGTGTTTCAACCACAATCACGTGATTAATATACCGCTGAAGCTGTTGATTTGTCATATTGGTCACTTTTGGATAATAAACGGTTTGCTTTGTTCCTTTACTAATTGTTAATGTTTTAATATCAACTGGGAACGTATAATGCATTTGGATATCCACCTTTTTTAACTCCATTGTA includes:
- a CDS encoding DUF3298 and DUF4163 domain-containing protein, with product MHYTFPVDIKTLTISKGTKQTVYYPKVTNMTNQQLQRYINHVIVVETQQLINKQVGHMPTTVEEMLGSYEIKNNQRQVLSLLLSNYTYHFHAAHGMTYLKSLTFDLKKGKKCELKDLFKPGVDYVKRLSDIIKLQIKQRDLPLLNEFTKIQPNQDFYIADKALVIYFQLYEITPYVYGFPMFPISVYDIQDLIDENGPLGRMAVNV
- a CDS encoding amino acid ABC transporter permease, which codes for MFLQNNTITAEMGGWELFSNSLLPMLSGAIQYTIPLTLISFVGGLILALILAMMRLSKTRIIQLPSIIFVSAIRGTPLLVQLFIIFYGLPNIGVNLDPFISAVIAFILNVGAYGSEIIRASILSIPKGQWEAAHTIGMSRWTALRRIILPQAARVSVPPLSNSFISLVKDTSLASLVLVAELFRKAQEIAARTYDFLLLYVEAALIYWVICFILSLVQVVIEKRLNRYVAR
- a CDS encoding amino acid ABC transporter substrate-binding protein, with amino-acid sequence MKKLALSVMMSLFVLMIAACGTNQEESNENATEQEQGNAKIEKLTVGTEGTYAPFTFHNEEGELTGYDVEVIKEVAKRMGAEVEFMETQWDSMFAGLNSKRFDLIANQVGINEDRLANYDFSTPYTYSSSVIVTPTETDDITSFEDLEGKKSAQSLTSNYGAIAEENGAELVGVEGLAQSIQLIKQGRADVTVNDKLAVLDYMKNQNDKDVKIVAESDDVSEMAFTFNKGNEELVEAVNEQLAAMKEDGTLTKISQEWFGEDVSTK